Proteins encoded together in one Chitinophaga lutea window:
- a CDS encoding glycoside hydrolase family 20 protein — protein MKIVISAMVLALTTLGAAAQEPALIPRPLKMEQKEGRFDFKSSPRIVADPVFKPAAGLLGEYLRLPAGTGAASAGSIVIVRGKENGYQLKIEQNRIVLSARQLADALDGVNTLRQLYLLNGSDLHLPAMHITDSARFGYRGMHLDVSRHFYPVEFIYKFIDLMALYKFNTFHWHLTDGAGWRLEINKYPELTKTAAWRTHNYCMDWWANGRQYLPEGNANAYGGYYTQEQAKAVVAYAAKRGITVIPEIEMPGHSEEVLAVYPHLSCTGKPYENSEFCLGNDSTFTFLEDVLQEVMAIFPSRYIHIGGDEASKKAWKNCPKCQQRIKKEGLKDEEELQSYGVRRMEKFLVGKKRKLLGWDEILEGGLAPEATVMSWRGEKGGITAAEAGHDVIMTPGGYCYFDSYQADPATEPPAIGGFLPLSKVYSYNPVPAELHAAKAHHVLGAQANIWTEYMPTTYQVEYMAFPRMLALAEVLWTPLQLKNWDDFKTRLQAHYPLLQKKNVNYYRPSYQLQIKTDIRPQTGSALITFDSEQYRPLICYTLDGSTPTAASAQYAGPFEIKGSAKIKAAIFRDTAMQGQPASLPLDFHKALGKKVTYNEPYYKGYAAQNEATLVNGYRGSLTYGDGQWQGFLNKGLDVTIDLEQATPLNSLSVGFMQLTGPGVYMPPAVEVYTSNDGQQFTLAQKIDNDVPPTHNKLIFKDFVFDLKGASARYIRVKAKTQKGFIFTDEIIVY, from the coding sequence ATGAAAATAGTAATTAGTGCCATGGTGCTGGCTTTGACCACGCTCGGCGCCGCTGCGCAGGAACCGGCGCTTATTCCCCGGCCGCTGAAAATGGAGCAGAAAGAAGGACGATTCGACTTTAAGAGCAGCCCGCGGATCGTGGCGGACCCAGTGTTCAAACCCGCCGCGGGCCTGCTGGGAGAATATCTCCGGCTGCCTGCCGGAACCGGCGCCGCATCTGCCGGCAGTATCGTTATCGTGAGGGGTAAAGAGAACGGTTACCAGCTGAAAATAGAACAAAACAGGATCGTCCTGTCCGCCCGCCAGCTCGCCGACGCGCTCGACGGCGTGAACACACTGCGCCAGCTGTACCTGCTGAACGGGAGCGACCTGCACCTGCCCGCCATGCATATTACAGACAGTGCGCGTTTCGGGTACCGGGGCATGCATCTCGACGTGTCGCGGCACTTTTACCCGGTGGAATTTATTTACAAGTTCATCGACCTGATGGCGCTCTACAAGTTCAACACTTTCCACTGGCACCTCACCGATGGTGCGGGCTGGCGCCTCGAAATCAACAAATACCCCGAGCTGACGAAAACTGCAGCGTGGCGGACGCATAATTATTGCATGGACTGGTGGGCCAACGGCCGCCAGTATTTACCCGAAGGCAACGCCAACGCTTACGGCGGTTATTATACACAGGAACAGGCCAAAGCCGTAGTGGCGTATGCGGCGAAGCGGGGCATCACCGTTATTCCGGAAATAGAAATGCCCGGCCACTCCGAAGAAGTGCTGGCCGTGTATCCTCATTTGTCGTGCACCGGCAAACCTTATGAGAATTCGGAGTTCTGCCTGGGTAACGACAGTACATTCACTTTCCTGGAAGATGTGTTGCAGGAAGTGATGGCAATTTTTCCTTCCCGCTACATTCATATCGGCGGCGACGAAGCCTCGAAGAAAGCCTGGAAGAACTGCCCGAAATGCCAGCAGCGCATCAAAAAAGAAGGCCTGAAAGATGAGGAGGAACTGCAGAGTTACGGCGTGAGGAGAATGGAAAAATTCCTTGTCGGTAAAAAAAGAAAATTACTCGGATGGGATGAAATCCTCGAAGGCGGATTGGCGCCGGAAGCGACGGTGATGAGCTGGCGCGGCGAAAAGGGCGGCATCACGGCCGCCGAAGCCGGTCACGATGTGATCATGACACCGGGCGGTTATTGTTATTTCGACAGTTACCAGGCCGATCCGGCCACAGAGCCGCCGGCCATAGGCGGTTTCCTGCCGTTATCGAAAGTATATTCCTACAATCCCGTTCCGGCAGAGCTGCATGCAGCGAAGGCCCATCACGTGCTGGGCGCACAGGCCAACATCTGGACGGAATATATGCCCACTACCTACCAGGTGGAATATATGGCCTTCCCGCGGATGCTGGCACTGGCGGAAGTATTGTGGACGCCGCTGCAGCTGAAAAACTGGGACGACTTTAAAACGCGGTTGCAGGCACATTATCCGCTGCTGCAAAAAAAGAACGTCAACTATTACCGCCCTTCCTACCAGTTGCAAATCAAAACCGACATCCGCCCGCAAACCGGTTCCGCTTTGATCACTTTCGATTCAGAACAATACCGGCCGCTCATCTGCTATACGCTCGACGGGAGCACACCTACCGCCGCATCGGCACAGTATGCCGGTCCATTCGAAATCAAAGGCTCCGCAAAAATAAAAGCTGCGATTTTCAGGGATACGGCCATGCAGGGACAGCCCGCTTCGTTGCCGCTGGACTTTCATAAAGCGCTCGGCAAAAAAGTAACGTATAACGAGCCTTATTACAAAGGCTACGCCGCACAAAACGAAGCCACGCTGGTGAACGGTTACCGCGGCTCATTGACCTACGGCGACGGGCAATGGCAGGGTTTCCTGAACAAAGGGCTCGACGTGACGATCGACCTGGAGCAGGCGACGCCCCTCAACAGTTTGTCGGTGGGTTTTATGCAGCTGACGGGCCCCGGTGTGTACATGCCGCCGGCGGTGGAAGTATACACCTCGAACGACGGGCAGCAGTTTACTCTCGCGCAGAAAATAGACAACGATGTGCCGCCCACGCATAACAAACTCATTTTTAAAGATTTTGTATTTGACCTGAAAGGCGCGTCCGCGCGTTATATCCGTGTGAAAGCCAAAACACAGAAGGGTTTCATCTTTACGGATGAGATCATCGTGTATTGA
- a CDS encoding ABC transporter permease codes for MFRSYLKTAWRNLWKNKTFSTINILGLAIGMAACIVILLFVFFERGFDGMHSKNIYRLCEVQKYEGMVAPQNVALSMYPMGNTLKEEFPEIKNFVRVRGQGEVDLNYEGKRLFTEKLLIVDSTFLQVFDFKTVDGQRESMLMKPNTIVLTEALAEKLFGDADPMGKTVMRYIGDTTALMVTGIIKNAPENSHLQFEALVPFSTIYHPRMSQNWGGNWLTTYLVLADHVNVAAMEKKFPDYLKRHMAAGDSWRFYELFLQPLKEVHAGSSNITHDYLNAKKFDKRYTYIFFIIAVIILAIACINFMNLSTARSAERAREVGVRKAVGARRFQLGWQFISESILLTLMAMVFAVLIVKLVLPWVGDFSDRALKLPLFGNPFILPGLIAATLLVGVLAGLYPAVYLASFEPVKVLKGSPKVGRNKGTLRNVLVVVQFSAAVFLIIATIFALKQLRFMQTRDRGFTGEQVVLIRLDNETNGKYEAMKQELSGNSLVGGITASQQRLGNNIHQSGVAFHSGDGPKRELTSSTVVVDKDYLRVYKIPVLLGSNFSPDAGANAKEYVINETLAKELLKDSKKGAGYESLIGKMFGFGGMDSTGRIVGVSKDFNFNTLHHKIETLAMFNQKDWGYGEMSIRINGGKAKETIAFVESVWNKHVTGHPFKYTFLDEHFAAIYKADQQVSVVVGVLTGLAIIISCLGLFGLASFAAERRIKEIGIRKVLGASVQNIVMMLSRDFVKLVIVANLIAWPLAWFGVRRWLEDFAYRIDVSAWVFIIAGVVAVVIALFTVSFQAIRAGRMNPVQTLKAD; via the coding sequence ATGTTCCGTAGTTACCTGAAAACCGCGTGGCGCAACCTGTGGAAGAATAAGACCTTCTCCACGATAAACATTCTGGGTCTCGCCATTGGTATGGCTGCCTGCATCGTCATCCTGCTGTTCGTGTTTTTCGAACGGGGTTTCGACGGCATGCATTCGAAGAACATTTACCGGCTGTGTGAAGTGCAGAAATACGAAGGAATGGTGGCGCCGCAAAATGTGGCACTCAGCATGTACCCGATGGGCAATACGCTGAAAGAAGAGTTTCCGGAAATTAAAAATTTCGTGCGTGTGCGCGGCCAGGGCGAAGTGGATTTGAACTATGAAGGCAAGCGGCTTTTTACGGAAAAGCTGCTGATCGTGGACTCCACTTTTCTGCAGGTGTTTGATTTCAAAACAGTAGACGGTCAACGGGAGTCGATGCTGATGAAACCCAATACCATCGTATTGACGGAGGCCCTTGCGGAAAAACTGTTCGGTGATGCCGACCCGATGGGAAAAACGGTGATGCGTTACATTGGTGATACAACGGCCCTGATGGTGACCGGTATTATCAAAAACGCACCGGAAAATTCGCATCTGCAATTTGAAGCGCTCGTTCCTTTCAGCACCATCTATCATCCGCGGATGTCACAAAACTGGGGCGGAAACTGGCTGACCACTTACCTGGTGCTGGCAGATCATGTGAATGTGGCGGCGATGGAGAAAAAATTCCCTGATTACCTGAAAAGGCATATGGCGGCGGGCGACAGCTGGAGGTTTTATGAACTGTTCCTGCAACCACTGAAAGAAGTGCATGCTGGTTCCTCCAACATCACCCACGATTATCTCAATGCAAAGAAATTCGACAAACGTTACACGTATATTTTTTTCATCATTGCGGTGATCATCCTGGCGATTGCCTGCATCAACTTCATGAACCTCTCCACCGCCCGTTCCGCCGAACGGGCCAGGGAAGTAGGCGTGCGGAAGGCCGTCGGCGCGCGCCGTTTCCAGTTGGGCTGGCAGTTTATCAGTGAATCGATCCTGCTCACCCTGATGGCGATGGTGTTTGCCGTATTGATCGTAAAGCTCGTGCTGCCCTGGGTGGGCGACTTCAGCGACCGTGCGCTGAAACTGCCCTTGTTCGGCAACCCGTTCATACTGCCTGGCCTGATTGCAGCTACATTGCTGGTGGGAGTGTTGGCGGGCCTGTACCCGGCCGTTTACCTCGCTTCTTTCGAGCCGGTCAAAGTATTGAAAGGTTCGCCCAAAGTGGGCCGCAACAAGGGCACACTGCGCAACGTGCTGGTGGTGGTGCAGTTTTCCGCCGCCGTGTTCCTCATCATCGCCACCATTTTCGCCCTGAAACAGTTGCGTTTCATGCAAACCCGCGATCGTGGGTTTACTGGCGAGCAGGTAGTGCTCATCCGCCTGGATAATGAGACGAACGGAAAATATGAAGCCATGAAGCAGGAGTTGAGCGGCAACAGCCTTGTCGGCGGCATTACCGCCTCGCAACAGCGGCTGGGCAACAATATTCACCAGAGCGGCGTAGCCTTTCACAGCGGCGACGGCCCGAAGCGGGAACTGACTTCGTCCACCGTCGTGGTCGATAAAGACTACCTGCGGGTGTACAAGATCCCCGTCTTGCTGGGTAGCAATTTTTCACCCGATGCCGGCGCCAATGCGAAGGAATATGTGATCAATGAAACGCTGGCGAAAGAGCTGCTGAAAGACAGCAAAAAGGGTGCAGGGTATGAATCGCTGATCGGCAAAATGTTCGGCTTCGGGGGAATGGACTCTACCGGCCGTATCGTCGGCGTGTCGAAGGATTTTAACTTCAATACCCTGCACCACAAAATCGAAACCCTCGCCATGTTTAACCAGAAAGACTGGGGATATGGTGAAATGTCTATTCGCATCAATGGCGGCAAGGCCAAAGAAACCATCGCATTTGTGGAGAGCGTCTGGAATAAACACGTTACCGGTCATCCATTCAAATATACTTTCCTCGACGAGCATTTTGCCGCTATCTATAAGGCAGATCAGCAGGTGAGCGTGGTGGTGGGCGTACTGACCGGCCTGGCCATCATTATATCCTGCCTGGGTTTGTTCGGACTCGCCTCATTCGCCGCCGAACGCCGCATCAAAGAGATCGGTATCCGCAAGGTGCTGGGTGCCAGCGTGCAGAACATCGTGATGATGCTCAGCCGCGACTTTGTGAAGCTGGTGATCGTAGCCAACCTCATTGCCTGGCCGTTGGCCTGGTTCGGTGTGCGCCGCTGGCTCGAAGACTTTGCGTACCGTATCGATGTGAGCGCCTGGGTGTTTATCATCGCCGGCGTGGTGGCGGTCGTCATCGCATTGTTCACGGTCAGCTTCCAGGCTATCCGGGCGGGGCGTATGAACCCGGTGCAAACACTGAAAGCGGACTAA
- the moaC gene encoding cyclic pyranopterin monophosphate synthase MoaC, whose product MANASSFTHLDETGKPQMVDVGEKNATVRTAEAESRIYLPPAVLQQFDGTELTTKKGAVFQTAVIAGIMAAKKTPDLIPLCHTLVLENCKVHIAVEGSEAVIRCTVKTTGKTGVEMEALTGASVAALTVYDMCKALSHDMEIVHTRLISKTGGKHDIG is encoded by the coding sequence ATGGCCAATGCATCAAGCTTCACCCACCTCGACGAAACAGGAAAACCGCAGATGGTGGACGTGGGAGAAAAAAATGCTACCGTCAGAACGGCTGAAGCGGAAAGCCGCATTTACCTGCCGCCCGCCGTGCTGCAGCAATTCGACGGCACGGAACTGACCACCAAAAAGGGGGCAGTATTCCAGACGGCGGTGATCGCAGGCATCATGGCCGCAAAGAAAACGCCGGACCTCATCCCGCTCTGCCATACCCTGGTGCTGGAAAACTGCAAGGTACACATTGCGGTGGAAGGCTCGGAAGCCGTCATCCGCTGCACGGTAAAAACCACCGGCAAAACGGGCGTGGAAATGGAAGCCCTCACAGGCGCCAGCGTGGCGGCACTGACGGTGTACGATATGTGCAAGGCTTTGTCGCACGACATGGAGATCGTTCACACCAGACTCATCAGTAAAACCGGCGGCAAACATGACATCGGATAA
- a CDS encoding aldo/keto reductase: protein MKYNASTMNYQVLGRSDLKVSEVSFGCMSLGLNDADNARLLHRAVALGINYFDTADLYDKGFNESSVGKALRDRRKEVVIATKVGNQWRADGSGWDWNPRPEYILASVEESLKRLGTDYIDLYQLHGGTIDDPIDDIIAAFEQLQQQGKIRYYGISSIRPNVIREYAKRSNIVSVMMQYSLLDRRPEVSCLPILQQHGISVVARGSVAKGLLIDKPATPYLSYSEAEVQQAKDAVAALSGPFRSPAQTALKYVLMHPVVASAVVGIRTMVQLEEAAAAAPRLNEGEYEQLTAAIPIQDYDQHK from the coding sequence TTGAAATACAATGCAAGCACCATGAACTACCAGGTATTAGGCCGTTCCGATTTAAAGGTCAGTGAAGTTTCTTTCGGCTGTATGTCGCTCGGCTTGAATGACGCAGACAATGCCCGCCTGCTGCATCGCGCGGTGGCGCTCGGCATCAATTATTTCGATACGGCCGATCTGTACGACAAAGGTTTTAACGAAAGCAGCGTCGGTAAAGCCCTGCGCGACCGGCGGAAGGAAGTGGTGATCGCCACCAAGGTGGGCAACCAGTGGCGGGCGGACGGCAGCGGGTGGGACTGGAATCCCCGCCCGGAGTACATCCTGGCGTCCGTGGAAGAAAGCCTGAAACGGCTGGGCACTGATTACATCGATCTTTACCAGCTGCACGGCGGCACCATAGACGACCCTATCGACGATATCATCGCCGCTTTCGAACAACTGCAGCAACAGGGTAAAATCCGTTATTACGGTATTTCGTCCATCCGTCCGAATGTGATCCGCGAATATGCCAAACGTTCCAATATCGTGAGTGTGATGATGCAGTACAGCCTGCTCGACCGGCGGCCCGAAGTGAGCTGCCTGCCCATATTGCAGCAGCACGGCATCAGCGTGGTGGCCAGGGGCAGCGTGGCGAAGGGGTTGCTGATCGATAAACCCGCTACGCCTTATCTGTCGTATTCAGAGGCCGAAGTGCAGCAGGCAAAAGATGCGGTGGCCGCCTTGTCCGGGCCTTTTCGGAGCCCGGCGCAAACGGCGCTGAAGTATGTGCTGATGCATCCGGTGGTCGCTTCCGCCGTGGTGGGCATCCGGACCATGGTGCAGCTGGAGGAAGCTGCCGCGGCCGCGCCACGGCTCAACGAGGGCGAATATGAGCAGCTTACGGCGGCTATTCCCATACAGGACTATGACCAGCATAAATAA
- a CDS encoding MoaD/ThiS family protein has protein sequence MRVMLFGIMKDIVAAGSLTVPEQLSDVGALRTWLLQEYPAMKNLRAVMIAVNKAYAADGQPLAPGDEIAIIPPLSGG, from the coding sequence ATGAGAGTAATGTTATTCGGCATCATGAAAGACATTGTGGCGGCGGGCTCCCTGACGGTACCGGAACAGCTGTCCGACGTAGGCGCACTGCGTACCTGGCTGCTGCAGGAATATCCCGCCATGAAAAACCTCCGCGCTGTGATGATCGCCGTTAACAAGGCTTATGCCGCCGATGGTCAGCCGCTTGCGCCCGGCGACGAAATTGCCATCATCCCACCCCTCAGCGGCGGTTAA
- a CDS encoding sulfite exporter TauE/SafE family protein: protein MLIELCLLFFAIALIYSSAGFGGGSSYLAIMALAGVGFLLMKTTALFCNVAVVAGGVYHFAKNGHLPLKKALQLSIVSIPMAFAGSYFPLKQQTFFLLLGLALTLAALLMIFRLFFEKQAHIRQQSALTYSLIGGGIGLLSGMTGIGGGIYLAPVLRLGRYDTAKNIAGLSSFFILVNSIAGLAGQAAKGAMAFQWSFTLPLLAAVIVGGQVGSRMSAAWLKPRWVEAFTAALILYAGVRLLITRL from the coding sequence ATGCTGATTGAGCTCTGCCTGCTGTTTTTCGCCATTGCATTGATTTATTCATCCGCCGGTTTCGGCGGCGGTTCGAGTTACCTCGCCATCATGGCGCTAGCGGGGGTGGGTTTCCTGCTCATGAAAACCACGGCGTTGTTTTGCAATGTGGCCGTGGTGGCCGGCGGGGTGTACCACTTCGCAAAAAACGGGCACCTGCCCCTGAAGAAAGCACTGCAGCTCAGTATCGTCAGCATACCGATGGCTTTTGCCGGCAGTTATTTCCCGCTGAAGCAGCAGACCTTTTTTCTGTTATTGGGCCTCGCCCTAACGCTGGCTGCGTTACTGATGATATTCCGGCTATTTTTCGAAAAACAGGCGCACATCCGTCAGCAAAGCGCATTAACCTACAGCCTCATCGGCGGCGGCATCGGTTTGCTTTCCGGCATGACCGGCATCGGCGGCGGCATTTACCTGGCGCCCGTGCTCCGTTTGGGCCGGTACGACACCGCGAAGAACATCGCCGGGCTCAGCAGTTTTTTTATTCTCGTGAATTCTATTGCGGGCCTGGCAGGACAAGCGGCGAAAGGGGCGATGGCGTTCCAGTGGAGTTTTACGCTGCCTTTGCTGGCAGCGGTGATCGTCGGTGGACAGGTAGGTTCGCGGATGAGTGCGGCGTGGCTGAAACCCCGGTGGGTGGAGGCATTCACGGCAGCGCTGATTCTGTATGCCGGGGTCCGTTTGTTGATCACCCGCCTATGA
- a CDS encoding molybdopterin synthase catalytic subunit yields the protein MEHWISIADSITVQEAIDFVQSPASGGIVTFTGTVRNQTQQKSVHKLFFECYEPMAVLELEKIAKAAGEKWPVQRMALLHVKGEKLPGEVVVVIAVAAAHRAAAFEACQFAIDTLKETVPIWKKEFFDDGEVWVAAHP from the coding sequence ATGGAACATTGGATCAGCATAGCAGACAGCATTACCGTGCAGGAGGCGATCGATTTTGTACAATCGCCGGCCAGCGGTGGTATTGTCACTTTTACAGGAACTGTCCGGAATCAGACGCAGCAAAAATCCGTGCATAAACTTTTTTTTGAGTGCTATGAGCCGATGGCCGTGCTTGAACTGGAAAAAATCGCAAAGGCCGCCGGTGAAAAGTGGCCTGTGCAGCGCATGGCCCTGTTACATGTCAAAGGGGAAAAGCTGCCCGGCGAAGTGGTCGTGGTGATCGCCGTTGCAGCCGCCCACCGCGCCGCTGCCTTCGAAGCCTGCCAGTTCGCCATCGATACCCTGAAAGAAACGGTGCCCATCTGGAAAAAAGAATTTTTTGATGACGGGGAAGTGTGGGTGGCCGCACATCCCTGA
- a CDS encoding DUF7009 family protein, whose product MKIRIRGNSIRYRLDKADIATLEVQGKVEEETCIGAGALHFCIRARADIQQPAIRLEGTAVHLSIPAEQLQAWTGSNLTGFDAVITNPDGSVLKLLVEKDFKCLTERDEDESQAFDNPLNGHTC is encoded by the coding sequence ATGAAAATCAGGATAAGAGGCAACAGCATCCGGTACCGGCTCGACAAAGCGGATATCGCCACACTGGAGGTGCAGGGCAAGGTGGAAGAGGAGACCTGCATCGGCGCCGGCGCGCTTCATTTTTGTATCCGCGCCAGGGCAGATATCCAACAACCTGCCATCCGGCTGGAAGGCACTGCCGTTCACCTCTCCATTCCGGCGGAACAGTTACAGGCGTGGACTGGCAGTAACCTCACCGGCTTCGACGCCGTCATCACCAATCCCGATGGCTCCGTGCTGAAGCTGCTCGTCGAAAAAGACTTTAAATGCCTGACGGAACGGGACGAAGATGAAAGCCAGGCTTTCGACAACCCTTTGAACGGCCACACATGCTGA
- a CDS encoding molybdopterin molybdotransferase MoeA has protein sequence MMMRVPDAFAAVLAAARDFGTESVPFDAVAGRVLRERVTADRAFPPFDRVTMDGIAIHFDSYQRGQRIFGLEDLAAAGMPQLQLANFADCIEVMTGAVLPEGTDSVVPYEHLEITEHEGFRRFNILKPVAAGQNIHRLGSDVPSGATLLEPGIVIGAAEAGVLATVGKTEVTVSRRPRVMLIATGNELVPVADTPEPHQIRMSNIFSLRAALQQAGIEAEYLHLPDDTAHLREALGTLIAKTDVLVCTGAVSAGRFDHLPDVLLSLGAKKVFHAVQQRPGKPLLFCTFNNGPAVFGLPGNPVSGFMCCYRYVLPFLKTCMRQLPSPQEFAVLEEDVVFDKPLEYYLPVRLSMSPTGVLSARPVPYHGSGDLASLLHADAFLALPAEQDTFPKGSSLAVWRFR, from the coding sequence ATGATGATGCGTGTTCCTGATGCTTTTGCCGCCGTATTGGCTGCTGCCCGCGACTTCGGTACAGAATCCGTTCCTTTCGACGCGGTGGCGGGCAGGGTGCTGCGTGAACGGGTAACAGCCGACCGTGCTTTCCCGCCTTTCGACCGGGTGACGATGGACGGTATCGCTATTCATTTCGACAGCTACCAGCGCGGCCAGCGGATTTTCGGGCTAGAAGATCTCGCCGCCGCCGGCATGCCGCAATTGCAGCTGGCCAATTTCGCGGACTGCATCGAAGTGATGACCGGCGCCGTACTACCCGAAGGTACTGATTCCGTCGTTCCCTACGAACACCTGGAGATAACCGAGCACGAGGGTTTCCGGCGCTTCAATATCCTGAAGCCTGTTGCGGCAGGCCAGAACATTCACCGCCTTGGTTCCGATGTGCCCTCCGGCGCCACCCTGCTGGAGCCGGGTATCGTTATCGGTGCGGCTGAAGCGGGTGTACTGGCCACTGTCGGCAAAACGGAAGTGACCGTCAGCCGCCGGCCCCGTGTGATGCTCATTGCCACCGGCAACGAGCTGGTGCCCGTTGCCGATACTCCCGAGCCTCACCAAATCCGCATGTCCAACATTTTCAGCCTTCGTGCCGCTTTACAGCAGGCGGGCATTGAAGCGGAATACCTGCATCTGCCAGACGATACGGCCCATTTGCGGGAGGCCCTCGGCACGCTGATCGCAAAAACGGATGTGCTCGTCTGCACGGGCGCTGTTTCTGCGGGGCGCTTCGATCATCTGCCGGATGTGCTGCTCTCGCTGGGCGCCAAAAAGGTGTTTCACGCGGTGCAGCAGCGGCCCGGGAAACCACTCCTGTTTTGTACTTTCAACAACGGGCCGGCGGTGTTCGGTTTGCCCGGCAACCCGGTATCCGGTTTCATGTGCTGCTACCGGTACGTGCTGCCGTTTCTGAAAACCTGTATGCGGCAGCTGCCGTCTCCGCAGGAATTTGCCGTGCTGGAAGAAGACGTGGTGTTCGATAAACCGCTGGAATATTACCTGCCCGTGCGGCTTTCCATGTCACCCACGGGTGTGCTGTCCGCCCGCCCTGTTCCTTACCATGGCTCCGGCGACCTTGCCAGCCTGCTCCATGCCGATGCTTTCCTGGCGCTGCCTGCGGAGCAGGATACTTTCCCGAAGGGCAGCAGTCTTGCTGTTTGGCGCTTCCGGTGA
- the mobA gene encoding molybdenum cofactor guanylyltransferase, with the protein MTSDNHLKGLVLCGGRSTRMQHDKSSIAYHNGLPQWQYLANLLLAFVPEVHLSCRADQTIPGATNIIPDSVDGAGPSAGLLSAHALHPSASWLVLACDLPLIGPQSIAYLLQHRRPEKLATAFLSPFNNMPEPLIAIWEPAGLEQLRKDYEEGKTCPRKTLHFADTAVLDNPYADEQFNANTPEEMREALRKIN; encoded by the coding sequence ATGACATCGGATAATCACCTGAAAGGGCTCGTCTTATGCGGCGGCCGCAGCACACGCATGCAGCACGACAAAAGCAGCATCGCCTACCACAACGGCCTTCCGCAATGGCAGTATCTCGCCAATCTGCTGCTGGCTTTCGTACCGGAAGTGCACCTTTCATGCCGGGCCGATCAAACGATTCCCGGTGCAACGAACATCATCCCCGACAGTGTGGACGGCGCCGGTCCTTCGGCAGGCCTGTTGAGTGCGCATGCGCTCCACCCTTCCGCATCGTGGCTGGTGCTGGCCTGCGATCTGCCGCTGATCGGGCCGCAAAGCATTGCGTACCTGCTACAGCACCGGCGGCCCGAAAAGCTGGCTACTGCTTTTCTCAGCCCGTTTAATAACATGCCCGAACCGCTGATTGCCATCTGGGAACCGGCGGGCCTGGAGCAACTGAGGAAAGATTATGAAGAAGGGAAAACCTGTCCGCGTAAAACGCTGCATTTCGCAGATACGGCGGTATTGGACAATCCTTATGCGGATGAGCAGTTTAACGCCAACACGCCGGAGGAGATGCGCGAGGCGTTGCGGAAAATCAATTAA
- the moaA gene encoding GTP 3',8-cyclase MoaA, with protein sequence MLTDSHHRTIRYVRLSVTDRCNLRCSYCMPEHMHFMEREALLSYEEILRSMQLLHTAGVDKLRITGGEPFLRKNLLQLLASLAPMFDISITTNGVLTADYVPALKALGIRKINLSLDTLQAERFAQITRRNQFSAVMHTLDTLLLHNMDVKINMVVMDGVNTDELHQFAALTANNNVSVRFIEEMPFNGQEKGFSGIQWHYQKILAILGEQHDLHKIPDAPGSTSLNYSIAGHLGHIGVIPAYSRTFCGSCNRLRITATGGIKTCLYGCDVMNIRDGMRNGLSDEALLSALQDAVWQKKKDGFAAAALNRPMLRESMSLIGG encoded by the coding sequence ATGCTGACAGATTCACATCACCGCACCATCCGCTATGTACGCCTGTCGGTGACCGACCGGTGCAACCTCCGCTGCAGTTACTGCATGCCGGAGCACATGCATTTTATGGAACGAGAGGCATTGTTATCATACGAAGAAATACTCCGCAGCATGCAGCTGCTGCATACCGCCGGCGTAGACAAGCTGCGCATTACGGGCGGGGAACCCTTCCTCCGTAAAAACCTGTTGCAACTGCTGGCTTCGCTGGCGCCCATGTTCGACATTTCCATCACCACCAACGGCGTACTCACCGCGGATTACGTGCCGGCTTTAAAAGCGCTCGGCATCCGGAAAATCAACCTCAGCCTCGATACGCTGCAGGCTGAAAGGTTCGCTCAAATTACCCGCCGCAACCAGTTCAGTGCGGTCATGCATACACTCGACACCCTACTCCTGCACAACATGGACGTCAAAATAAACATGGTGGTTATGGATGGTGTGAACACTGATGAACTGCATCAGTTCGCGGCACTCACCGCGAACAACAACGTTTCAGTACGCTTCATCGAAGAAATGCCATTCAACGGCCAGGAGAAAGGATTCTCCGGTATACAATGGCACTACCAAAAAATACTGGCCATCCTCGGCGAACAACACGACCTGCATAAAATACCCGACGCCCCCGGCAGCACCTCACTGAACTACAGCATCGCCGGCCATCTCGGCCACATTGGCGTGATACCGGCCTACAGCAGAACGTTCTGCGGCAGCTGCAACCGTCTCCGGATCACGGCTACCGGCGGGATCAAGACTTGCCTTTACGGGTGTGATGTTATGAATATCAGGGATGGGATGCGCAACGGGTTGTCCGACGAAGCATTGCTATCCGCCTTGCAGGACGCCGTGTGGCAAAAAAAGAAAGACGGCTTTGCAGCCGCCGCACTCAACCGCCCGATGCTCCGGGAAAGCATGTCGCTCATAGGCGGGTGA